A window from Megalobrama amblycephala isolate DHTTF-2021 linkage group LG9, ASM1881202v1, whole genome shotgun sequence encodes these proteins:
- the LOC125275516 gene encoding uncharacterized protein LOC125275516 isoform X1: protein MASQTINFITWNVNGLKQHKDQKFQELQNADVVFLQETHIGVGKENITEGLKNEWHVFYTKYTPFSKGTAILVRKRLDFECISDEKDNCGAYVVLKCKLEGQLYTLVSVYNHEKDTKTLDNLSRYLQSMTTGLLVIGGDFNTVLNRFTDKKWITYKMIKNRTHSKLLSFVEKLTKSLQLVDVWRRKNPKKQDYTFHIKDCPVSRLDYFFVPEECMWRVSSCEIRHSKITDHHPVSLEINNIPAMPFQNDPQIQSIYQLLNHKNDLLTDEMGSSLGEESSHAVSEVDIVSAVHSLQVSDTPRPDGIPVSFYKNNIQVIIPYIKTLYDRIHSGAFNCSETYFNESLKSSYNDSQHFFNVDYLIIATILARRLEDFLKPESKGMLKDSATIMITSKTLSTQTILCCLKDEMEQKLSNSTLYQDFLTVQNLLRDAEDFSSQKDNLLCQGCPLTPILITSTLKCYTLKLCKNLSNYAIHVFKLSVIVCIPSEDLDKVNAMVNRTNEEYDIETLSSGKGHKPLHLSSVHDKASGEDWDEVMEAAEQNCPESDTESEVCEESDYGSNGHEEKDKSMESDGRTTMYAVVTLQDSDEVMVVASNWLSEDKNQCYWPPFKSTIKCLEAVQNRIEPSTGEKPWEKLAILFHAEYGTYEQAKEKQAAVSEQTEQPVKPKHQVIETSPLSSVPSQSALSGISSDGSLAQNIQPIIVNQGIKRKHESCDSHTSAKPHSDMFELKMAKQIMTKVKIRIQNINNTDRATAILTSDILDAITTMDEMDKDNRKKETIGVFGKTGEGKSSLFNAILGIDYLLPSGSFGACTSAVTQVEANLADSNYIAEIELISKEQWEDEIALTDKSIGTVKERITAVYGQGADMKTVEELKKDDKYAEIETVLSTKTKTISHSKVSEFSRDVARYIQHSESSPGGWYWPLVKSVKIKIPNCQELLEHIVLVDIPGTGDCNKIRDDMWKSTLRECSSVWIVSGIKRAITETDPWGILKHCIQDLGPGGECKNINFICTRTDNINPTEYLRSLGHSGDQIPLDKNLKTECILHRNKCAKENVKKKFENLEIMNLKARFITDVFTVSSKGYLEKNPHLDPIKTEIPKLQDVLKNTNRSINRQLTRDYINKAKGVLSLIQSVQLDTDVNMAEIKYIVHKDLEESLVKALNDLDHHFDSSYKILDECLTKGVEESVELCVKTTKSMMASVAPDDKRGFHKTLQALYKNKGCYWPKNWDAPLDLNMILAKHMHDNIDKEFNSIFPNDANIKTGISVQEQIAKFSIIQSGTDYLPSSMLYHMENFIKTEETRVKAALKREVVYRKKEIYSSIQTTIQNQMTTGYEQAAKLKGNKAMEKRENIIMATIELEKYNMYKNAQMKVLNEFMLLKCYICKTLENELKGSVERSFPQTSKTTLMDVSREINKLEKLSKQLSD, encoded by the exons ATGGCTTCACAGACCATAAACTTCATCACTTGGAATGTTAATGGACTTAAGCAACACAAAGATCAGAAATTTCAAGAACTGCAAAATGCTGATGTCGTTTTCTTACAGGAAACGCACATTGGAGTAGGAAAGGAAAATATTACAGAAGGTCTAAAAAATGAGTGGCATGTTTTCTACACAAAATATACCCCCTTTAGCAAGGGCACAGCCATACTAGTGAGGAAAAGACTAGATTTTGAATGTATAAGTGATGAAAAGGATAACTGTGGAGCTTATGTTGTGTTAAAATGTAAACTGGAAGGTCAGCTGTACACTCTTGTTAGTGTTTATAATCATGAAAAAGACACAAAAACCCTTGATAATCTTTCAAGGTACCTTCAGTCAATGACCACAGGGCTGCTGGTGATTGGTGGAGATTTCAACACAGTTCTCAATAGATTTACTGACAAAAAATGGATTACCTACAAGATGATAAAGAACAGAACTCATAGTAAACTGCTCTCATTTGTGGAGAAATTAACAAAATCTCTTCAGCTGGTTGATGTCTGGAGAAGAAAGAACCCCAAAAAGCAGGATTATACATTCCACATAAAAGATTGTCCTGTGTCCAGGCTGGATTACTTCTTTGTTCCAGAAGAATGTATGTGGCGTGTCAGTAGTTGTGAAATCAGGCACTCAAAGATCACAGACCATCACCCTGTGTCTTTAGAGATCAACAACATCCCCGCAATGCCTTTTCAGAATGATCCACAGATACAATCAATCTACCAACTTTTGAATCATAAAAATGATCTTTTGACAGATGAGATGGGTTCATCACTGGGTGAAGAAAGCTCACATGCGGTCAGTGAAGTTGACATTGTGTCAGCTGTACATTCTCTTCAAGTATCAGACACACCGAGACCAGACGGCATCCCAGTTTCCTTCTATAAAAACAACATTCAGGTCATAATTCCGTACATTAAGACACTCTATGACAGAATCCATAGTGGTGCATTTAACTGCTCTGAGACATATTTTAATGAATCTCTGAAAAGTTCATATAATGATAGTCAACACTTTTTTAATGTTGACTATCTCATCATCGCAACTATTCTGGCAAGACGTCTAGAAGATTTCTTGAAGCCTGAGTCAAAGGGGATGCTAAAAGATTCGGCTACTATCATGATCACTTCTAAAACACTCAGCACTCAAACAATTCTATGCTGTCTTAAGGATGAGATGGAGCAAAAGCTGTCAAATTCAACCCTTTATCAGGACTTTCTCACTGTGCAAAATCTCCTCAGAGatgcagaggatttttcttccCAGAAAGACAACTTGCTGTGCCAGGGCTGCCCTTTGACCCCAATACTCATAACTTCAACACTAAAATGTTACACCTTAAAGCTATGTAAGAATTTAAGCAATTATGCAATTCATGTTTTCAAACTAAGTGTGATAGTTTGCATTCCTTCTGAGGACctagataaggtaaatgctatGGTGAACAGGACCAATGAAGAATATGATATTGAGACATTATCTAGTGGAAAAGGACATAAACCGTTACATCTAAGTAGCGTGCATGATAAGGCTTCAGGTGAGGATTGGGATGAAGTCATGGAAGCAGCAGAACAAAATTGTCCTGAAAGTGATACAGAGAGTGAGGTGTGTGAAGAGAGTGATTATGGGTCTAATGGACATGAGGAAAAAGATAAATCAATGGAAAGTGATGGAAG GACGACCATGTATGCAGTTGTTACCTTGCAAGACTCAGATGAGGTGATGGTGGTAGCATCAAACTGGTTAAGCGAAGACAAGAACCAATGTTACTGGCCTCCATTCAAATCAACAATAAAATGCTTGGAAGCTGTTCAGAATAGAATTGAGCCTTCAACAGGAGAGAAACCATGGGAGAAATTAGCTATTCTGTTTCATGCAGAATATG GCACTTATGAGCAGGCCAAGGAAAAGCAAGCAGCAGTGAGTGAACAGACAGAACA accAGTCAAACCAAAACATCAAGTAATAGAAACATCTCCATTGTCTTCTGTACCATCACAATCTGCTCTGTCAGGAATTTCTTCTGATG gcAGTTTGGCCCAAAACATCCAGCCTATAATAGTCAACCAAG gcattaaaagaaaacatgaatcATGTGATTCACATACCAGTGCAAAGCCACATTCAG ATATGTTCGAATTGAAGATGGCGAAACAGATCATGAcaaaagttaaaattagaatTCAAAACATTAACAACACAGACAGAGCAACAGCTATACTGACAAGCGACATTTT AGATGCCATAACAACAATGGACGAGATGGATAAAGACAACAGAAAAAAGGAAACCATAGGTGTTTTTGGAAAGACGGGAGAAGGAAAGAGCTCCCTCTTCAATGCAATCTTGGGAATAGATTATTTACTGCCATCTGGTAGTTTTGGTGCCTGTACATCTGCTGTTACTCAGGTTGAAGCCAATCTGGCTGACTCCAACTACATAGCAGAGATTGAACTCATCTCCAAAGAG CAATGGGAAGATGAGATTGctttaactgacaaaagtatCGGAACTGTTAAAGAAAGGATCACTGCAGTGTATGGACAGGGTGCAGATATGAAAACAGTGGAGGAACTTAAGAAAGATGACAAATATGCTGAAATTGAAACAGTTTtgtcaacaaaaacaaaaacaatttcacaCTCTAAA GTCTCTGAATTTTCCAGGGATGTTGCACGTTACATACAACATAGTGAGTCGAGTCCTGGTGGCTGGTACTGGCCACTTGTAAAGAGTGTGAAGATCAAGATTCCAAACTGTCAAGAACTCCTGGAACACATTGTTCTTGTTGATATTCCTGGAACTGGAGACTGCAACAAGATAAGAGATGACATGTGGAAATCT ACACTGAGAGAGTGCTCTTCTGTGTGGATTGTTAGTGGCATCAAGCGAGCAATCACTGAAACAGACCCCTGGGGGATTTTAAAGCACTGCATTCAAGACTTGGGACCAGGTGGAGAATGCAAAAACATCAACTTCATCTGTACCAGAACTGATAACATTAATCCAACAGAATACCTAAG atcTCTTGGACACTCTGGAGACCAAATACCTTTAGACAAG AACCTGAAAACAGAGTGCATACTTCATAGGAACAAGTGTGCAAaggaaaatgtgaaaaagaagtTTGAAAATCTTGAAATCATG AATTTAAAAGCGAGATTCATCACTGATGTTTTCACTGTCAGCTCCAAGGGCTACTTAGAGAAAAATCCACATCTGGATCCTATTAAAACAG AAATCCCAAAGCTGCAGGATGTTCTGAAGAACACTAACAGGAGCATTAACCGACAACTGACCAGAGATTATATCAATAAAGCAAAAGGAGTTTTGTCCTTGATCCAGAGTGTCCAACTGGATACAGATGTAAATATG gcaGAGATAAAATATATAGTCCATAAAGATTTGGAGGAGAGCCTAGTAAAGGCACTGAATGATTTGGATCATCATTTTGACTCGTCTTATAAGATTTTGGATGAATGTCTCACAAAAGGAGTAGAGGAATCTGTGGAACTGTGTGTTAAAACCACAAAGTCAATGATGGCATCT GTTGCACCTGATGATAAAAGGGGATTCCATAAAACCCTTCAAGCATTATACAAGAATAAAGGATGCTATTGGCCAAAAAACTGGGATGCACCCCTAGATCTAAACATGATCTTGGCCAAACACATGCATGACAACATCGATAAGGAGTTTAATTCTATTTTTCC GAATGATGCCAATATCAAAACAGGGATATCAGTGCAAGAACAAATTGCTAAATTCAGTATCATCCAGAGTGGCACTGATTACTTACCATCTTCCATGCTATACCACATGGAAAACTTCATCAAAACAGAG GAAACCAGAGTGAAGGCAGCGCTCAAAAGAGAAGTTGTTTATAGAAAGAAGGAAATCTACTCATCAATTCAAACAacaattcagaatcaaatgacTACTGGCTATGAAC AAGCTGCAAAGTTGAAAGGAAATAAAGCCATGGAGAAGAGGGAAAACATAATAATGGCAACAATTGAATTGGAAAAATACAACATGtataaaaatgcacaaatgaAAGTGCTGAATGAGTTCATGCTCTTAAAG TGCTATATATGCAAGACCTTAGAAAATGAGCTAAAGGGATCAGTGGAACGCTCATTTCCTCAAACCAGCAAAACCACCCTGATGG ATGTCTCCAGAGAGATTAACAAGCTGGAGAAACTGTCAAAGCAGCTATCTGACTGA
- the LOC125275516 gene encoding nuclear GTPase SLIP-GC-like isoform X2 — MYAVVTLQDSDEVMVVASNWLSEDKNQCYWPPFKSTIKCLEAVQNRIEPSTGEKPWEKLAILFHAEYGTYEQAKEKQAAVSEQTEQPVKPKHQVIETSPLSSVPSQSALSGISSDGSLAQNIQPIIVNQGIKRKHESCDSHTSAKPHSDMFELKMAKQIMTKVKIRIQNINNTDRATAILTSDILDAITTMDEMDKDNRKKETIGVFGKTGEGKSSLFNAILGIDYLLPSGSFGACTSAVTQVEANLADSNYIAEIELISKEQWEDEIALTDKSIGTVKERITAVYGQGADMKTVEELKKDDKYAEIETVLSTKTKTISHSKVSEFSRDVARYIQHSESSPGGWYWPLVKSVKIKIPNCQELLEHIVLVDIPGTGDCNKIRDDMWKSTLRECSSVWIVSGIKRAITETDPWGILKHCIQDLGPGGECKNINFICTRTDNINPTEYLRSLGHSGDQIPLDKNLKTECILHRNKCAKENVKKKFENLEIMNLKARFITDVFTVSSKGYLEKNPHLDPIKTEIPKLQDVLKNTNRSINRQLTRDYINKAKGVLSLIQSVQLDTDVNMAEIKYIVHKDLEESLVKALNDLDHHFDSSYKILDECLTKGVEESVELCVKTTKSMMASVAPDDKRGFHKTLQALYKNKGCYWPKNWDAPLDLNMILAKHMHDNIDKEFNSIFPNDANIKTGISVQEQIAKFSIIQSGTDYLPSSMLYHMENFIKTEETRVKAALKREVVYRKKEIYSSIQTTIQNQMTTGYEQAAKLKGNKAMEKRENIIMATIELEKYNMYKNAQMKVLNEFMLLKCYICKTLENELKGSVERSFPQTSKTTLMDVSREINKLEKLSKQLSD, encoded by the exons ATGTATGCAGTTGTTACCTTGCAAGACTCAGATGAGGTGATGGTGGTAGCATCAAACTGGTTAAGCGAAGACAAGAACCAATGTTACTGGCCTCCATTCAAATCAACAATAAAATGCTTGGAAGCTGTTCAGAATAGAATTGAGCCTTCAACAGGAGAGAAACCATGGGAGAAATTAGCTATTCTGTTTCATGCAGAATATG GCACTTATGAGCAGGCCAAGGAAAAGCAAGCAGCAGTGAGTGAACAGACAGAACA accAGTCAAACCAAAACATCAAGTAATAGAAACATCTCCATTGTCTTCTGTACCATCACAATCTGCTCTGTCAGGAATTTCTTCTGATG gcAGTTTGGCCCAAAACATCCAGCCTATAATAGTCAACCAAG gcattaaaagaaaacatgaatcATGTGATTCACATACCAGTGCAAAGCCACATTCAG ATATGTTCGAATTGAAGATGGCGAAACAGATCATGAcaaaagttaaaattagaatTCAAAACATTAACAACACAGACAGAGCAACAGCTATACTGACAAGCGACATTTT AGATGCCATAACAACAATGGACGAGATGGATAAAGACAACAGAAAAAAGGAAACCATAGGTGTTTTTGGAAAGACGGGAGAAGGAAAGAGCTCCCTCTTCAATGCAATCTTGGGAATAGATTATTTACTGCCATCTGGTAGTTTTGGTGCCTGTACATCTGCTGTTACTCAGGTTGAAGCCAATCTGGCTGACTCCAACTACATAGCAGAGATTGAACTCATCTCCAAAGAG CAATGGGAAGATGAGATTGctttaactgacaaaagtatCGGAACTGTTAAAGAAAGGATCACTGCAGTGTATGGACAGGGTGCAGATATGAAAACAGTGGAGGAACTTAAGAAAGATGACAAATATGCTGAAATTGAAACAGTTTtgtcaacaaaaacaaaaacaatttcacaCTCTAAA GTCTCTGAATTTTCCAGGGATGTTGCACGTTACATACAACATAGTGAGTCGAGTCCTGGTGGCTGGTACTGGCCACTTGTAAAGAGTGTGAAGATCAAGATTCCAAACTGTCAAGAACTCCTGGAACACATTGTTCTTGTTGATATTCCTGGAACTGGAGACTGCAACAAGATAAGAGATGACATGTGGAAATCT ACACTGAGAGAGTGCTCTTCTGTGTGGATTGTTAGTGGCATCAAGCGAGCAATCACTGAAACAGACCCCTGGGGGATTTTAAAGCACTGCATTCAAGACTTGGGACCAGGTGGAGAATGCAAAAACATCAACTTCATCTGTACCAGAACTGATAACATTAATCCAACAGAATACCTAAG atcTCTTGGACACTCTGGAGACCAAATACCTTTAGACAAG AACCTGAAAACAGAGTGCATACTTCATAGGAACAAGTGTGCAAaggaaaatgtgaaaaagaagtTTGAAAATCTTGAAATCATG AATTTAAAAGCGAGATTCATCACTGATGTTTTCACTGTCAGCTCCAAGGGCTACTTAGAGAAAAATCCACATCTGGATCCTATTAAAACAG AAATCCCAAAGCTGCAGGATGTTCTGAAGAACACTAACAGGAGCATTAACCGACAACTGACCAGAGATTATATCAATAAAGCAAAAGGAGTTTTGTCCTTGATCCAGAGTGTCCAACTGGATACAGATGTAAATATG gcaGAGATAAAATATATAGTCCATAAAGATTTGGAGGAGAGCCTAGTAAAGGCACTGAATGATTTGGATCATCATTTTGACTCGTCTTATAAGATTTTGGATGAATGTCTCACAAAAGGAGTAGAGGAATCTGTGGAACTGTGTGTTAAAACCACAAAGTCAATGATGGCATCT GTTGCACCTGATGATAAAAGGGGATTCCATAAAACCCTTCAAGCATTATACAAGAATAAAGGATGCTATTGGCCAAAAAACTGGGATGCACCCCTAGATCTAAACATGATCTTGGCCAAACACATGCATGACAACATCGATAAGGAGTTTAATTCTATTTTTCC GAATGATGCCAATATCAAAACAGGGATATCAGTGCAAGAACAAATTGCTAAATTCAGTATCATCCAGAGTGGCACTGATTACTTACCATCTTCCATGCTATACCACATGGAAAACTTCATCAAAACAGAG GAAACCAGAGTGAAGGCAGCGCTCAAAAGAGAAGTTGTTTATAGAAAGAAGGAAATCTACTCATCAATTCAAACAacaattcagaatcaaatgacTACTGGCTATGAAC AAGCTGCAAAGTTGAAAGGAAATAAAGCCATGGAGAAGAGGGAAAACATAATAATGGCAACAATTGAATTGGAAAAATACAACATGtataaaaatgcacaaatgaAAGTGCTGAATGAGTTCATGCTCTTAAAG TGCTATATATGCAAGACCTTAGAAAATGAGCTAAAGGGATCAGTGGAACGCTCATTTCCTCAAACCAGCAAAACCACCCTGATGG ATGTCTCCAGAGAGATTAACAAGCTGGAGAAACTGTCAAAGCAGCTATCTGACTGA